The following DNA comes from Alnus glutinosa chromosome 6, dhAlnGlut1.1, whole genome shotgun sequence.
aattttaatggacAACAATTTTGCATTCCAAAAAGAgcgaaaaaataatttttaaataaaattataatattaatattaaaataaatattaaatttatttccttAAGCCTCAAAACACATCCATCGAGCCGGCCCTAAACAGATCACCCATACTTATTTGAGTTTGAAGCAATGTCTTCCATTGCATGATGGGTCATTTAATGCTATTCCTTATCTTAAAGAAGCATGACAAGATAGCAATAAAAGCTAGCTAGTTGTTGCACCATCGTGTTTTGTCTCACTCATTTTGATAGATCGAGACTTGCACCATCCCCCTCCCTCTATAttattcacatatattttcctcctcctttttatttttttatttttatatttacctACCGATTTGACttaaatgctatatatatatatataatttaatggtttagatttaatttcactatatctttttttcttgtgaaaaaacttgaaaattaaatttgaatagTTGAACATGACTAACATTGGTGCACTTCTAATTTGTAATGGACAAAGTTGTATTCTAGATTaggttgaaaaaaattcttcaaaagcttaatttatttaactGACATCGATCCTTATAGTacataattttcaaatattctattaaaaatgcatataataATCACATACTCCAAAGACATATGCcagtatatttttaaaaaaaaacccaaattaaaggaaaactttatcTATTTGTAATAGGAAATAGTAATAAGGATGCATttaggattgcgattttgtagacaaaaagtgcgattttaaaccaaattgcaaaaaATGAACTGTTTGgaaattgagtttttaaaaaattgcaatttcaaatcacaggtaaatagaattttaaaggctaacatgcgattttgccaaatgtttaactaaaattttgaaaatcactttttcaaatcgtacattttaaaatttctatttttaaatcgcactttttgaaaacgcaaatcCAAACAGACCTTAAAGAACTTTGGAGATTAGAGGCCAGGATTGTAATTTCcattgttctttcttttcactAGAATGAATAATGTTATGCGATAAATTTTTATCTCACTTTGCTTGTGTGTTCATTGCTAatttgtctttgaattttttttttttaaaacaatactTTTATCTCGGGTTGATTGGGAGTGTCAAATCAACTAAGTAGACTATAATTGTGATTTCTAACATTTCTTCACtggaatcaatttttttttaataaaaataatttctaaagGTTTGTAAACTGTTCATACATAAATATGATAAGGACACTTTTACAAATGCTAAAAGTTCATTTAGGTGTGagatttttttcataaatatttaaattgcaaaTACGAAGagaatttactttttaaaattatgtttagatgatttaaaaaatttgagataaaattagaaaaaaatattaaattttaaaaaacaatatttaaaaaataattgtcatCCAAACATGCCCCAAGATTTTGGCCTTTCTCACCGACGCATCTATTTCAGGGCTAAAATTCTGGGGTACGAATGATTAATTCTAGCTTTGTCACCGACAAGATTTTGGCATAGGGGCTTCGCATGACCCTGCGAGATGTGGATAAGTTGTTCTATTCTTTGTGTTTGGGGATCCTTCAATAACTATGCACTCTCTCCTTTTTCCCTTAATATTTCTCTTGCCTATCatttgtttttcataaaaaaataaataaataaataaactaacaataaaattttatattattaatgaaCATGCAACAATCTCGAAATGGATATTATCATACCAAATGCCAAGATCCTTGgttgatatataatatatataaagtcgGATGGTGttattctttctatttttcaaaagaaaataaaaaaaaataaaaaaaaaaaatccaaaatttcttTGAAGACAAATAGACAATGggctctttctttttcttttttctttttttaaagtaagTAATCGGTTCTTTACTTAGTTTTCAAGGACGGAGCCAGAAAAATTTGATGAACATGAActaaaaaatttgttggtagaaatcaataaagttttttttttttttttttttggaattaagGGGGTCCCTGAACTGACTTCCCCTAAATCCGTCCCATTTGCTTTCCTACGAGGAAATTAGGAATGTGATTAGATTATATCAAAAGTTAAAGTTAGTGCTATGTTGTTGCTTGGATTACACggaaccttctttttttttttaaatttgtttttttttgtccccGGCCTCtcaaaaatatctttttctaaaaagattTTGCGATATCTTGCCTTAAGATTCCATGGACAGAATAAGAAAGAGacacaaaagtgaaaaagacaAGCACTTTCAGTTTGTtaatcatcaaaaaaattaccatttgaatGGGTGTGTGGGTGGATTCCTAGCCACAATGTACCCATTAAAAAGCTGATATTGGGATAAAGtttatcttttcaaaataaaacattaataaataatttttttttttttttaacaaaacgtaagaatattttattgataaaaaatCACGAGCATgaagctcttacatcacaaagtataatcacatgctatgaggttacatagttatagatacaaacaaaattattataataaagtgatatctatgactttcatcttccgctaacctatttataaaaataattaaagagcagatctgctTCGAGCATACTAAATCTATTTTCAgagtagccaaatatcctagaaaaaaaaaattaaaccagcTGTGATCGAGAGATAACCCATCACACCTGGCTAACATTCATCTCATGTATCGTCCATGATGGCaaatctaaagagaagaaaacttttatttaaagcaaaaatacaaatagCAAACAGCAACAACAGCGAAGAAGGAGATGAACGGCACATGACGAAGGTATGGATCGATGGATGCATAGCAATCAAAATTATTGATCTGGTCGGAAAACTcgtacaaataaaaaaaaaaaaaaaaaaaccaaaatgagAGAGGGAGGATAGGAGCCGGGAgtagaaagaaaaggaaattctCTACCAAGTAGAATCAATTATAACTGATATACAGGGAAAGTGATAACCCAACTGACTTTTGGCTTGCCAATTCAAAAGGAGCTGAATATTTGTTTTGGAACATTCTTTTGGTAGTATTATGTTGTGAATGAATCAATCTAAGAATATATTCACATACAAAAATCATATattcatgaataaaatataattaattaattggcttGAAGCTCACTcactataattttatatatttaatattaaccacatattatttaaaattaatacataAGGATATTTAATAATAAGTTAAGTTGATACAAGGTAATGGTATTAAGTTCAAAACATACTACttgtatataaaaataattagcaAACGTGAATTTATAAATATCCACATGATTTAGTTAGGACTAAGCACTGACCTTCTGGGATTAGTACTCAACTCACACTGACAACTGAACTAACAGCCATAGGAGGTTAGTCACCAATTTGAACTGATCTCATTCGATAAGGACGATGATCATATATAATTCAGTtgtctaaataaattttcagCTGTTCAGCCACTTACGTGAACAGATAAAGATCCCACATGAACTTAATCACAATAACTATCCAAATTGCTAACCGTTCTAATCAATTCCAATCATTTCAAGTAATTCGATCAGGATCGATTCTTTGACCAACTCCTACCGTAAGTTTCTTGACTGAgccaaaaatgaaaagaataagcTCCTTAACTATAAATTTGTAAGAAACTCTAAAAGAAAGTGGTGGTTAGTGAACAGAAATTGGGGGCACTAAAAAATGGGGGGGACATTATCAGGCACTGATAAGCTTTGACATGGCAGGCCGTTAATTTTATAATACTTGTGAAAATTGAGACGACTATTTGCAAAGGTAGATCTAGCATTTTAGGTTTGGtgtaaaacttttttaaaataaaaaataaaaaaattaggtgcgaaattttgatttcaaaagggttatattggtatttttttttaaaacaaaaaaataataaaaaatattgtggAAGACGTTGTGAAGCCCCCCAAGGCACCATGTAGTTTAGCTCGCTATTTGATATATAGAGTTAAACTACAAGTCTTTCCAAGCCACCATGTAGTTCATCCCCCGGCTATTTGATACTATGGATATAAATTTGTCATGTCTTTTAACTGATgagaaatatataattatttaattatcatataaaaaatacataatttataataaaattgttaaaaaaaaatacataatttatatatgataaaaaaaaaaaaaaaaaaaaaaaaaaaaaaaacacgtgataattttataaattttggaaagaaatttaaagaaaaattgtatCCACAATTAAAGCACGAAATGAATTGAAGAGAAATGGCCCAAATGGGCGTCCTGATCATGCATGAACCATGTGCTACAGGTGTGGGATGGTCACGAGTGTCGGTCGAAGACACAGCTGGAGCCTGGAGCTAGATATGATTGATCCCTGTGGCCCTGCAGGCCGCCTCAATTTCACATGCCGTTGAACCGAActagaatttaaaattatttttccattttttttttttttttttttgggcgcCAAGTGATTTCAGATAACGCAGTCGGCATCATTCGGCCCCACTCGTTTCAATAACGACAACAAGTGATGGGTTGGAATCAAAACCCCAATCATTTGGGTGGGAGACcgtttattttatatcaattcACCAAAAATTCtagatttaatattttcatattcaatTATAAAGCTTCTAgatcgtctctctctctctctctctctctctatatatatatatatatatatatatatttatataaaccTGGTTATAGCTGTTGGATTTTCCATGGTAGAGTCTAGACACTAGGAACTAGATCATTGAGCAACTCATTACTTTTTTTCCAAGTATTAAAACGTGTCAATACAAGGATGGTCTGCCTTTTGGCTAGTTAAGAGGGATGATTAAGCTGTTATGCAATTCACAAGAAGTAACCCAAAAAAAGTGATTTATaattctctataattatttgtttgaatttgagagaatttgaataGGTGATTATAAAATACTATTTATAAATCCATATGACCAAATAATAATTAGATTGCTGAACAACTTATTCGGTCAAGTAAGTCTGATATGTGGTCTCTCATAATTACCTGCtcgaattttctcaaattcggataaataattgtaaaagatCGTATTTccaaaagtataaagaaaaaaagaaaatggataattacacttaaccttCCTGATTTAttcacggtgtggcgatttaccccccaatgtacaaaaattggtacatgactccctgaacttgccaacgtgtggcaaaatcaaccttccgtccaatcgaccgttcgtttggacggaaagtcggtcacgtgcaagtcacgtgactggggagggtctctgtcttaaacggtTATGTGAtttgcacgtgaccgattttccgtccaaacaaaCGGTCAATTgaacggaaggttgattttgccacacgttggcaagttcggggggtcatgtaccaatttttatatattgatgaGTAAATCGCCACACTGTAGATAAATAGgagggttaagtgtaattattccaaaagaaaaagaaaaaaaaaaaaaaaaaaaaaaaaaaaaaaaaaaaaaaaaaaagtgcagtGGATGGTTAATCCAGCCGCCCTCAAAACAAATAGATTATTGGAATTTGAACAATCCACTTCAAAATAGATTGGGGATTGGTCGAACCATTTTcgaaacataattttttttttttttttggttgttcgTTACAAATGAGTGGTTGAGATTGAGCGAATTGTAGACGCCGGTAATTCTTAAGCCAAGTTTGGTATTTTGGCAATATGTAAAAGTTCTGTTTGGTTAgctcaattaaaatattttttctaatgaGTAAATGTAATGATGACATGTTTTTCGGACTTATTAACTGGCTTTCTCTTTGGTAACTTAAAATCAAATCACGATGgtatataattatttgtttaaatttgataaACTTTATGCAGGTAATTTAAGAGATTACATATGAGATTTActtagggttcgtttgggtttgcgattttaaaaagtgcgatttaaaataacgattttaaaatatgtgatttgaaaaaaaatgatttttaaaaacgcagttaagcgtttggcaaaatcgcagtttgacctttaaaatcgcgaatttatctttaaaattctgagttttcaaaaaagtaccatttatctgcgatttgaaaaagcaaattttctgcgttttcaaatcgcaatttttaaaaacgcagttcccaaacgatcaatgttttgcgatttggtttaaaatcgcacttattgtctacgaaatcgcaatcccaaacgcacccttaatcaaataaaaattgagttgctCAATTACTCTTTTGGGGCTAGATAAAGTAAAGATTAATGTTAtgactatttttttattcttttaaaattgatgtgacttttaaaattactgttggattaagatttaataatgatcaattCAAAATTCCATCCCTATCTCATAAGTTGTGCACAAATTTTTAAGACATTCTAGTAATAATGGCATGTTtggatgaaaataaaaaacaaattctactTGCAACAACGGTGTTCGaagtttttttgaaatttggatATATAATACAACTCATATTCTAACCCAAATTCACCCCGAATTCCCAGTGAGTTTTCGAATTCCAAAGCACATTTTTTATAACTCCAATtaattttacacaacttttcatacaatcaaTTATTTCTTGTCATACTTTtctgtaaaaaaatattttcatataattatcatttaaacatgatttcaaatacaatttaaactTTATCGATCATCCAAACATCTATTTTTATCTTGAAATTCGCAtactaaataataattaaattcatatttcaaaAAACCGAACACCCAAATCGCTTACAAAATTTACTTATCCGGGCAGAAGATTGAACGGATGAAAATCTATTCAGACTCATAGACTTTATCCATGCCGGTAGACACTTGAAGGAAAAGAGTGACCGGTACAACGACCGTACCACCGTTTCTTTTCGCTGTTAATTCCCCCACTCTTCCTTATCGTCTGATCACTTCCGTAACTTCGCCAACAGGAAATTAAACAacgtggaaaaagaaaaggagaaacaaCCTGGGAATAAATTTATCGATTCCCTTGACTCCTCCTTAATTTCTTTATTACGATGTTTTATTCGCTTTTCGCAGTTATCGAGGCGAGCTGCTGACAGTGAGGTCAGTAAAACTCGCAAAGACCATTACGAAAAGCATTTTTGTCTCCACTTGTTTCCCCACGTCCTACACCCCCCCCCCAATTGCTTAGCTCACACTCACAGGCCTCCACTACTGaccacacactctctctctcttctgctGTTGCTCTCATCCATCACAAGAAACTTTCCACTCAGATTTTTGGGTCCGTTGCTCTCTTCAAAGCATGTCGGAAGATTGAAAAGTTACTTTCTTGTCGGCAggaatatatacatgtatatgaatcatatgatgtTCTTCATTTTTCGTTTCTCACCAGATATTCATTCCAGGCTTTGTTGGGATTTCTCCGGAGGGATTTCTCTGAATTAGAAACCAGAATTCGGAAAGTCGCTTTGTGGGTGAGCATGCACTGCGCAGATCAGATTTCAGTTGGAGAGAATTCTcaggttatatatataactgcATGATCAGCCTTTGAACTTTTTCCAGTTTCTGCTTGtgtttattattgatatatatttttttttcatgaatattTGATTCAGTTATTTGCCCTTTACGTTTTCTTTATGGTTTTccttaaaataataagaatCTTTAAAAGATAAAGTTGGGTTTGGTTTGGAATGTTTGAAAGGGCAGCCACCCGGCCCccaactataaaaaaaaaagacacctTTCTAATGATGAATCCATATAATTACTCATGATTCGCACGAATGGAGTCTGCTGaacaattgtttttgttttgttgatttcTGTTGAGAATTCTTAATTACTTTGCTATCATTAGGAATACACCTCTTTCTTACACTTACAAGCTAATGAAACCCACCTATCCAATAAAGTATATGGTATGACCATATCACTATATGAGTGCCTTAGAAGcaccatttctttcttttctttctttaactaCAATACTATTTGTTCGGACTGAAATTACACCCGAGCGGGCTGAATTGTTAACGATTTAAGCAGCAAATACGAGAAAGCGTTTATGAGCTCACCTAATCCTGCAGATGGGTCAAGGCAGATAAGTTTTATAAGAACAGTTTCATATTTACTGTTAAAATTATTAGCGAAATAGtaaaattgttgaaaaaataaactcCAGCTCGAGTAGTAGGTAGAGGCCTGAAATCGCGGGAATCACCATCCCATCTTGTTCACAGCTACAAACAAAACTGACGTTTTAACGTCAACCTAGTTGTCTTACTTGTTAATTAGCTTTAAACCtttcgaatatatatatatttttttatttcctagGTAGTGCCTATATGATAATCAATATCTTTGAATTTGTACAGTGTAGTCTCAATGATACGAGAATGTTTGTTTCCTGTTCAGCTGTTCCGATGATGGTGACCCATTGGCGGTAAATGGTAATGGCGTTTCACATCCACAACCAGACCACACCAGATAAGATATATTCGTTTTGGGAATGAAGATGATGGCACCTCTGTTTTCGTCAATGGCGAAGACCCCACTTCCCTCCCTCCAGTTCCCAACGCTCCTATTCttactcttcttttcttctaacTTTTTCCCGCCTTGTGAGCCCCTAACGGTCGAATCCGAAGCCCTCCTTCATTTCAAAGACCAGCTCAAAGACCCACTCAATTTCTTGCAGTCCTGGAAAGCTTCAGACTCTCCCTGCGAATTCTCGGGGATTAAGTGCCACCCGGTATCCGGTAGAGTCACCGAAATCTCGCTCGATAGCAAGTCTCTTTCGGGTGTGATCTCGCCGTCTATTTCTGTCCTTGAGAGCCTGACTGTGCTCGCATTGCCGTCCAATAACATCTCCGGAAAGCTTCCGGAGGAGCTGAGCAATTGTAGCAATCTTAGAGTGTTGAATCTCACTGGAAATGTTGTTGTCGGACGCATTCCTGATCTTTCCCGGCTGAGAAACTTGGAGATTCTTGATCTTTCTCTAAACTACTTTTCGGGTTCATTCCCGAGTTGGGTTGGAAGTTTATCTGGACTGGTTGCGCTCGGACTAGGCGAGAATAATTTTGATGAGGGTGAGATTCCTGAGAGTATTGGGAATTTGAAGAACTTGACTTGGTTGTATCTGGGTGGTGCTAATTTGAAAGGAGAGATTCCGGAGTCGGTTTTCGAGCTCCAGGGATTGGAGACACTGGATATTTCGAGTAACAAGATCTCCGGAAACTTCCCCAAGTCGATTGGAAAACTGAAGAATCTTAACAAGATTGAGCTCTTTAATAACAATTTGACTGGAGAAATCCCACGAGAGCTTGCGAACCTGACATTTCTAAGGGAAATTGATGTTTCTGCCAACAGGATGTATGGGAGGTTGCCTGAAGAAATCGGGAATCTGAAGAACTTGGTGGTTTTTCAGCTTTATAAGAACAACTTTTCTGGAGAACTCCCCATGGGGTTCGGAGATATGAAGCATCTTTTTGGGTTCTCAATCTATGGTAACAGCTTTACCGGGGAGTTTCCGGTGAATTTCGGCCGGTTCTCACCACTTGACAGCATTGACATATCCGAGAATCAGTTTTCAGGTGGTTTCCCCAAGTTCTTGTGTGAAAACAGAACGCTAAGATTCTTGCTTGCTTTGGAAAATCAGTTTTCTGGGGAGTTGCCAGAGTCGTATGCTGAGTGTAAGTCTCTAGAGAGGCTCAGAATCAATATGAATCGCTTGTCTGGGAAGATTCCTGATGGAGTTTGGGCACTTCCAAATGTACAAAGGATGGATTTTGGTGATAATGACTTCAGTGGAGGAATATCCCCTGAAATTGGGCTTTCTGCTAGCTTGAACCAGTTGGTTTTGCTGAACAATAAGTTCTCAGGTGAGCTTCCATCAGAACTTGGCAAGCTGAAGAACTTAGAGAGGCTTCATTTGAGTAATAATAACTTCACTGGAAAAATACCTTCTGAAATTGGTGCTCTAGAGCAATTATCATCTTTGCACTTGGAAAAAAATTCTTTGACCGGATCAATACCACCAGAACTGGGTAACTGTGCTAGGCTGGTGGACTTGAATCTTGCCATTAATTCTTTGACTGGGAATATACCACAAACATTTTCTTTGATGACCTCATTGAACTCTCTGGATCTTTCGGGAAATAAACTTACCGGTTTGATTCCAGAAAGTTTAGAGAAACTGAGGTTAAGCTCCATTGATTTGTCTGAAAACCAGCTGTCAGGAAGAGTTCCATCAGATCTTTTTACCATGGGTGGAGATAAAGCATTTCTTGGAAACAAGGAACTCTGTGTAAACCAAAATCCTGAAATGCCTATGAATTCGAGGATAAATATTTGTACTGCAAATCATAGTCAAAGAGGGATTTTTGCTGGTAAACTCTTTATGTTATGTGTTTTAGCATCTGCCTTGCTTGTTGTATTTGCTGGGTTACTGCTTGTGAGTTATAAGAACTTCAAGTTTAGTGAGGGTGACATAGAAAATGATTTGGAAAGGGAGAAGCAAGTAGATCCAAAATGGAGACTCGAATCTTTCGACCAATTAGATATCAATGCTGATGAAATATGTAATCTGGAAAAAGAGAATTTGATTGGGAGTGGTGCTACAGGTAAAGTTTATCGATTGGATTTGAAGAAAAGTGGCTGTACAGTGGCCGTAAAACAACTCTGGAAAGGATATGGTCTGAAGATTTTGGAAGCAGAAATGGAGATTCTAGGAAAAATAAGGCATAGAAATATACTGAAACTTTATGCATCTTTGCTAAAAGGAGGCTCAagttttttggtgtttgagTACATGGAAAATGGCAATCTGTTTCAAGCTCTTCACGGACAGAGCAAAGGTGGGCTGCCACAACTGGATTGGTACCGGAGGTATAAAATTGCTTTGGGAGCCGCAAAGGGAATTGCTTATCTGCACCATGATTGTTCACCACCTATTATTCATAGGGATATAAAATCAAGCAATATTTTACTCGATAAGGATTTTGAGCCAAAAATTGCTGACTTTGGGGTTGCAAAGGTTGCTGAGAAGTCTCTCAAAGGGTCTGATCATAGCTGTCTTGCTGGCACTCACGGTTATTTAGCTCCTGGTGAGTTTCAGAACTTCTTTAACAGACAAACttatctctctcttcttctttttttttctttttttttgggttcatgCATATAAAAAACTCCCGAATGATATTCATTAAGTTCTTAAGGTGGTGATTGTTGTCCAATTTCAGCTGTCATTCTCCTTGATGCTGGTGTTTTATCTAGTGATTAGATTCATATCTTTTTTCACAAATTCAGTTTGTGAtttcttattttcaaatttcacaatCATGTGCTTTAGAAGCCAGATTACAATGAATTGATCAGTTTTCAGTTTCATCCATCTGATCCAATCTTCAGGTTCTCCATGATTTAGAGTTCCCCTAATTCCTTATGTCATTTTTACTGGAAATGGATATAAAGTTGTGGAATGGATTACATGAAATTTAGTTatttcagaaaagaaagaacaacaTTATCTATTTCCAAGTGATATAATCAGAATACTACATGAAAGGATCACGTCCTATTTTTGCAGTATTTGGTAGGAAACGAGGATATGAATCTAGAAGACAATTTCTCTCAATTTGCAGGTTGTGATAATGAGGTTATGATATGATTCTATCTGATCCTTTGAGGTACTAATTTATGAGGCAGAAAGTAAATATTGAGTCGACAAGAGTACTAGAGTATCTAATTGAAAACTAAGACTAAGATGGTGACCCATTGAAATGTCTCATATCTCAAAGTAATCCAGAACGTAtcctgttttttaaaaatttctcatATCCCATGGTGggttttgaaatttcaaaataaatgcTGTAATGGCCTCTCTGTATCAGAAGatggttttgtttctttgtttttgctgAATAATTTAATGTGCTAGTTCAATCCTCTTAAGGGACTGATACTTATTTATATTCTGATTCATTTGATATGTCTAGGATTTGTCTTTGTAGAATGTAATTTAGACACTTGACCTTGTGGAGGTTATGAGTAGTATTATAGGATAAAATTATGTCATGAGTTGCAAATCAACCAAATATTACTAACTGGATAAGCCTAGTTCACTTGTTTAGTTGACAGGATTCATGCTGCATTTGAAATCTGTGTCAACTGATTATCTTCTAGAATTACACGAACGTGGATAAGTCTGGCACCAAAAGTTCAAAGAAAATGTCATATTTATTAATGATTAATGAACTCTGTTGCTTCTTCCATTTGCAGTTTGTTATGGTTAATTGAATGTTTGACCCATAAAATTGCGGCCCTAGTTAAAATTGAATGGTGAAATATGATTCCAAATTGGTACAAGACTCTGCCAAGTTTAAGGCATGTGTTGAATCCTTGAGTTTTCTATCCTTGTGTCTATGACCCCCAAGTCATTCTTTAAGTAACAAACTGATGACATGAGTTAGTCTGATTTAGTAAAACATGCTTTGGCCAAGGTTTCCTTTCTTACCAATAaataaatgtttataaattcATTGTCCTTTCTCGGACTTgcaaaatgttttcaattttaagttGAACATGTGCTCCACTGTTACTAATGTCTGCACTCCAATTTTCCTATGCAGAGCTGGCATATACTCTTAAAATCACTGAAAAGAGTGATGTGTATAGTTTTGGTGTGGTGCTGCTAGAATTAGTCACCGGTCGAAGACCTGTCGAGGAGGAATATGGAGAAGGAAAAGATATTGTTTATTGGGTTTTAAATCATCTCAATGACCGTGAAAGTGTCGTCGGGGTTCTTGATGATAAA
Coding sequences within:
- the LOC133870464 gene encoding receptor protein-tyrosine kinase CEPR2, translating into MKMMAPLFSSMAKTPLPSLQFPTLLFLLFFSSNFFPPCEPLTVESEALLHFKDQLKDPLNFLQSWKASDSPCEFSGIKCHPVSGRVTEISLDSKSLSGVISPSISVLESLTVLALPSNNISGKLPEELSNCSNLRVLNLTGNVVVGRIPDLSRLRNLEILDLSLNYFSGSFPSWVGSLSGLVALGLGENNFDEGEIPESIGNLKNLTWLYLGGANLKGEIPESVFELQGLETLDISSNKISGNFPKSIGKLKNLNKIELFNNNLTGEIPRELANLTFLREIDVSANRMYGRLPEEIGNLKNLVVFQLYKNNFSGELPMGFGDMKHLFGFSIYGNSFTGEFPVNFGRFSPLDSIDISENQFSGGFPKFLCENRTLRFLLALENQFSGELPESYAECKSLERLRINMNRLSGKIPDGVWALPNVQRMDFGDNDFSGGISPEIGLSASLNQLVLLNNKFSGELPSELGKLKNLERLHLSNNNFTGKIPSEIGALEQLSSLHLEKNSLTGSIPPELGNCARLVDLNLAINSLTGNIPQTFSLMTSLNSLDLSGNKLTGLIPESLEKLRLSSIDLSENQLSGRVPSDLFTMGGDKAFLGNKELCVNQNPEMPMNSRINICTANHSQRGIFAGKLFMLCVLASALLVVFAGLLLVSYKNFKFSEGDIENDLEREKQVDPKWRLESFDQLDINADEICNLEKENLIGSGATGKVYRLDLKKSGCTVAVKQLWKGYGLKILEAEMEILGKIRHRNILKLYASLLKGGSSFLVFEYMENGNLFQALHGQSKGGLPQLDWYRRYKIALGAAKGIAYLHHDCSPPIIHRDIKSSNILLDKDFEPKIADFGVAKVAEKSLKGSDHSCLAGTHGYLAPELAYTLKITEKSDVYSFGVVLLELVTGRRPVEEEYGEGKDIVYWVLNHLNDRESVVGVLDDKVAIDSVEDDMIKVLKVAVLCTSKLPSVRPTMREVVKMLIDADPCTFRSPDNDSDKNGKVFF